TTCTAGGATTGCTTTGTGTAAAATCTATTAGCTGTGTTTATAGTTACCTGGCTGCAGAAAGAAAAACTTACATGTTTAAATAGCTAAAATTTCCACAATGAAGGAATAAGCCTCCCAGAGACTTAAGAAAAAGGAAACGAAGCCAGCAAAGAACCATAATTCTGTTCCTAACACAAATGTGAATTTATTGGTtgatttgatatttaaaatagtaCTTTTACAAAATCATCTCAGAAAATAtactacatttattaaaattaatacaaaCCATTGCAGAAAATATTAAACCCTCTAAACAACCTAACACTCGCTTTCAGAGGCACTTGTGATGATTTTCACAGCTTCCATAGTTGCAAAGAACAAAGGAATCATCTTCCAACAGGGGTGGAATTAGATAATaatccaaaaaatatttatttctttacagaCTCACAGATTGCTTGATGTTTAGGGGCTCTTACCTAGGACACCTAATTATTCAAAGTTTTCCGAATGTAGTGGACTTTTTCATTGCCTACAATCTACAATATTCAGCAAAGTATTAAGGAAAATGTAATAAGGAAAATGAACCCAAGAACCTTAACCATCTCAAATAGTTTTATGGATATACTAAAGTGTCAAGTACAATCTTTATCTTAAGACTTGAGAACTGGAATGCAGGAAAACAAACTTTGGTGGAATACTGGAATAAAAGACATAAAGCTGGGCAGAACTAGGTGTGGCAAGCTTGTATGTTAATTCTGAAAGCCAGACCAGTGACGCTAAGAATAACAAATAGGTTcagatttgtttttcagaaacttgagctattttggccaggtgcactgtctcacgcctgtaatcccagcaatttgggaggtcaaggtgagagaatcacttgagtccaggagttcaagaccagcctaggcaacacagtgagaccttgtctctacttatcttttgtttttttttgtttgttttgtttttttttttttttttttgagaaagagtcttgctcttgtcgcccaggctagagtacaatggcatgatctcggttcactgcaacctctgccttccgggttcaagagactctcctgcctcggccttccaagtacctaggattacaggcacccaccaccatgcctggctaatttttttttttttttttttgtatctttagtagagaaggggttttaccatgttggccaggctggtcttgaactcctgacctcgtgatctacccgcctcggcctcctaaagtgctaagattataggcgtgagccactatgcccagcccccgtctctatttttaaaacacaatttaaaagcaaaaagaaaaaatctgtgcTGTTTAGGATTTTTAATTAGCTAGTATTTCTTAATTCAATCAATAAATTATTAAGACCTTTTCACTGCTCCCTTtttaaagtcttcttttgagTGATTTAAGTACTTCTTATCACCAAGCTCTCAAAGAGAAGATGAAATTAAAATCTGATGGGTAACCATTTAAATAAGACAACTGGGGTAACCCATTTCTCCAGGACCCCTCTCTGCAGCAGAgagctattctctttcttttgcctagtaaacctctgctcttaacctttaaaaaaaaaaaaaaaatgcaattggaaAAAATTTCAagtcaatgaataaaataagatttgGGGATAATGGTAGATGCTAATTTTGAAAGTCTACTGTTTCCTTTGAAGGGGGAGTTCAAAGCCGTTTTTTTGATGTGAATTCTTTGGGAGACGATAGAAAATGGCTAAATAGGATTTAACAGAAACTTTTAAGGACAGAATTCAACTTTACCTAAAAAAggtttcaggccgggcatggtggctcatgtctgtaatcacagcactttgggaggccgaggcaggcagatcacttgaggtcaggagtttgagaccagactgaccaacatggggaaaccccgtctctactaaaagtacaaaattagccagggtggtgacgcaaacctgtaataccagctactcaggaggctgaggcaggtgaatcgcttgaatctgggaggtggaggttgtggtaagccgagattacagcattgcactccagcctgggcaacaagagcgaaaactccgtctcaaaacaaaacaaaacaaaacaaaacaaaaaaatcttgagctgggtgtggttgcttacgcctgtcatcccagcactttgggaggctgaggtgggtggattgcctgagatcaggagttcaagaccagcctggccaatgtcgtgaaaccctgtctcaactaaaaatacaaattagctgggcatggtggtgggcacctgtaatcccagctactagggaggttgaggcaggagaatcgcttaaacctgggaggcggaggttgcagtgagcggagatcacgacattgcactccagcctgggcaacaagagcaaaactctgtcttcccgccaagaaaaaaaaacaaccaaccaaacctCCCCCCGCCTCCCCgcaaaaaaaaaggtttctcttCTCCCACTtagcattttaaatgaaaaactgaagCTTTAAATTCTTTGAGCCAGCCAGCTCACACTATTTCACAGCATATCCATAGATATGAGGGCGCACCAACTCCCAGGACAGTGGGGCCTGGATGTGCTGCAGCTTCAGCTTAGAGAAGCTGGCCCGCTCCAGGGCCTTCCAGCTCTCTCTGGTCAGGTTGCACCCATCAAACAGAAGGTGCCAGGCAGGATCCAGGACTTGTTGCCAGAAGGAATTCCAAGTCGAACGCTCAGCTGCCACATGCTCCATGAAATAAAAAGCCCCtccctgagaaagaaagaaaaaaaaaaaaaaacatttcaaggattttttcatttctgcttttttaatttattttttgaaaattgttctCTGGCACTGCCTTGCAAACCTGTGAGAGAACCGTAGAGTTCTGAGCATGAGAGTCACTCCACACTAAGCACACCCTTGAGACTGACTaaccatgtttttaatttttgtgccattttcacaaatatatacatgATATGATTAATGAAAATTCTGATTCATCTAAAATCATTACTGAATTCAAGGTAACATTTTGtcattaggtattttattcagtCAGTGGGTGCTAAATGTAAATGACTGCTTGTAGGAATTAGCAAGTGCTgctttcattgaggagttttatAAATGTTGGTCacgtacaggcacagtagatgtTATTACATGTTATGGGTGGGGGCATCTTCAGAAGTTTTCTACCTCTCTACCTCTGAGGGGAGTAGGGAGCAAGGGACCAGACAGTCACCTCACGAAATCGTGGTAACTGCACCACTCTTCTTGGCCTCCTCTAGCTATCCTAGTCTTGGCTCCTCAGGCAGAGTTTAGAGAGAGAATTCAGTTTAGTGATGGAGTTCCCCCAAATTATATGGGTAAGTGTAAGACCTATATCAGGAATGGAAAATTGAAATttcctgatttatttattcatttattatttcttgagacagggcctggctctgtcacccaggatggaatgcagtggcacagtctcagctcactgcaacctctgcctcctgggctcaagcaatcctcctgcctcagccccccaggtagctaggacaacaggtgcataccactacacccagctgatttttttttttttttttttttgtagagacagagtttcgccgcattgcccaggctggtctcgaactcctgagctcaagtgatcctcttgtctaggcttcctaaagtgctgggattacaggcgtgagccaccgtgcccagccctgatttttaaaaacattttcataggATAGGGCAGCATAAAGGAGGAGAGGCAGGTTTGGGGAGGTCAGTGTTGCCCTCTGGTTTACATATGTTAAGAGGTGCCTCTGAGCTTTCCGGGAGACTGTTGAGTAGACGGCTGGATATGCAGGTTTGGGGTCAGAAGAGAGACCTGGGATAGATATTTAGATTTGGAAATCATCTGTGTATATGCGGTATTTGAGAACTGTGGAGGTATATGAGATTGCTGGGGAGTGTATATAAGTGAAATGAACCAATGAAAGGAGTTAGCCAGCTTGCTTTAGGCAGACAGTAGGGAAGGGTCCTGGAAGAACTTCTGACCAGTCCCACAAATGCTTACATGAGGTGTTTTGtgcagataagggaacttgcacAGGGGCTTGTCTAAACACGCCTGCAGTGCACTAAGGGCCCACATGCACGCTGGGGGAATGGGGTGGAGCCACCAGGAATTCATGCCTTTACAAACAGGGAACCCAGCTCCATCAGCTTTTCAGTTGCGAAGGGGGCAACCAGCAACCTGTTTTCAGGACCCCTctttttgctgagagctttctgtTTCGCTTGATAAATTCTACTCCACTCACTCTTCCATGTTCACGtgcctatttcttcctggttgtgAGACAAGAACCTGGACCTAGCTGAGCTAAGGAGCAAAAATTCTGTGTCACCAAGAAAGGAACCCCAGTGGTAGGAGATGGGTAGAGGAAGAAGAGCAAGCAAAAGTGATAGAAATGTTGAAATCAGAAAGATGAAAACCCCAATCACAAGCACTGTGGTACAGTGGTAAgaatatttgcatttgcatttggccagggcggtggctcacacctgtaatcccaccattttgggaggccaaggtggatagatcacttgaggtcagaagttggacaccagcccagccaacatggtgaaactccatccctactcaaaatataaaagttagccaggcgtggtggcgtgtgcctgtaaacctaggtactcgggaggctgaggcagagagagtcacttgaacccgggaggtggaggctgcagttagccaagatcatgccactgtacaccagcctgggtgacagagcaagactctgtttcaaaaaaaaaagggatatttGCATTTGCATTAAAGAGAGCCATGTCtactagctgtgtaactttgggcaaattccttaatctctctgagtctgtttctttGTCCTAATGTGAAGATATGTACTTTAAAGGACTGTTGAGAGGGttaaatgaaaatgtaatgaAGTTCCTTTGTTATATCCAGCAGAGAGTGGGTGCTTGCCAGGAGCTAAGGAAGACTATCACGAATGTGATACCTTTAAGAGTTCAATTGATTTTTGGCACTGGAAAACTGAGATAATAATTACCTGCCTTGCAGTGGTGTTGGGAGATTAGTAATACTGTAAGCAAAACATCTACTAATGTGCCAGTTGGTGCCCAGTCTTAGCATATAAGAACCCAGCATTTGGGCATAAGAATCAGTCCTTTTTTATTTACTACTCTGATATTGAGCCCAAGACAGGATTGTATGATTGTCCCTAAACCCTATCTCCAAGTTCTTTTCTTCCTGAGGAACTTCCTctattagaaaacaaaactgagggttgggtgtggtggctcacacctataatcccaacactttgagaggccaaagtgggcagaccacttgagcccaggagtttgagaccagcctgggcaacatggtgaaacctcatctctacaaaaatacgaaaactagctgagtgtggtggtgcatgcctgtagtcccagctactgggagggtggggaggctgagatggaaagattgcttgagcccagcaggtcaaggctgcagtgagctgtgatcatgccactacactccagcctgggtgacagagggaaaccctgtctcaaaaaataaaaactggggaTTACAAAACATGCCTTTCCCCCAAAGAGTAAATTCAAATGTTAAGATATCCACATCTTCAACTTTGTTCAGTATATAAAACGATTTTGAACTAGCTAAAAATAATAAGGGTAATATGTGAAAACTACATACAGGTATAAAGAATTACAGACTTTACGGAAaggtttaaaattaaaagtaattctTTCCCTGAATCCAATCCCATTCCCAAAAGGCAACCACTGTTAATAGTTACTTGTCTATCGTTCCCATTAACTTTTACGCATATATATATGTCCTCTCCCCGCCTCACACAATGGGCACGTGGTGGGCCTATGCTCTACCTAACATTCTGTGGCttgattgctttttgttttcattaaacatTATCCCTTGGAGATTTTTAAGTATCAGCACAGATAACTCTTGTTCTTTCTGACAGCTGCACAGTGTTCCTTTATACAATATGACAACTCACTTACATAGGATCCTATTGATAGACATTTCAGCTATTTCCAGTTTGTGTTATTACAAATGCTACTTAATATTCTTGTGTATGGACAAGTTTTTGCATGTGGGATAagtttttgcatgtggataaaAGAGTATTTGTGCTTTAAATTTTGATATCCGATATCATCCAAAGAGGGTACCTCTTCTAATGTGTATGGTGGTGTCCAGTCCCCTAAACCCACCCCAACCCTATACTGACCTTAAAAGAAGTCCCTAACAGTATAATAGGTAAAATTAGTATCTTCCTTTAATTAACTCTTTAAGTTTGAGCATTTTTGTGCTATAATTGGTTTATATTTCTGTTCCTGTTATTTGcccattttcccttttgtttttcttattgaaaaaatattgatCTTATTGAcacataatgtcttttttttttttttttttttgagatggagtctcgctctgtcgcccaggctggagtgcagtggcgcaatctcggctcactgcaagctccgccttccgggttcacgccattctcctgtctcagcctctccgagtagctggggactacaggcgcccgccaccatgcccggctaatttttttgtatttttagtagagacggggtttcaccgtggtctcaatctcctgacctcgtgatccgcccgcctcggcctcccaaagtgctgggattacaagcatgagccaccgcgcccagcctacgtAATGTCTTTTAACATGAGGGTAGTTAACCCTTTGTCTGTCATCcctggcaaatattttttccaagctTGTTTTGTACTTTAACTTTGTTTTtgggagttttttctttttctttttttttttttttgagatggagtctcactctgttgcctaggctggagtgctgtggtgcaatcttggctcactgcaacctctgccccaccaggttcaagtgattctcctgcctacaggtacctgccaccatgcctggctaatttttgtatttttaatagagatggggtttcaccatattggccagtctggtctcgaactcctgacctcaagcgatccacctgcctcagcctcccaaaatgctgggattacagatgtgaaccactgtgcccggccaggaggtTTTTTCTTTACAGCAGTTTTAAGTTTTTGTATTCAGATTTATCAATCTTTCTCTTTATAGCTTCTCTCCCactctaagattttaaaaaattctagagtCTTTTCTGGTAGTTTactttttatgttaaaatgtttCAGCCACCTGAAATTGACAGGCCTGCCCTCTATGGTAATAGCTGCTACTAACCAGTCCTCCTCACACCCTTTCACTCACTGGTCTCAGCACTCTGCACACCTCGCGGAGAATCTGCTCCTGGTTCTTCACAGAGCACAGCACTAGGGTGCAGACCACCACGTCCACAGAGCCATCGGCCACCTGGTGCATGTTCTCCCCGGCAGCTATCACAAAGCGTTCAAACTGCAGGTGTCGGTTCTCTGCAATGCTCTTGATCAAAAACTTCTCAAAGTTGGGGTTGGGGTCAATACAGGTCACCCTGCACCCAGGTGGGTAGAACTTGAAGTTGGCCCCAGTGCCACAGCCCACCTCCAGCAGGGAGAGCTTCCCGGAGGGGCCCGCAAACTCCTGCAGGTTGCTGAAGAGCTCCCGCTTCTTGCTTGCCATCTGTTCGTTGTACATCACAGTGAACCTCTCCAAGAAGTAGGGGAACCATTTTTTGCATATCCAGCTCCACAAGCCCAGAAAGTTCAGCAGGTACATGGGAAATGCCAGGATGTAGATGGCCAGTCTCAGGATAAAGATGGTAAGCTCCATTgctcagaagggaaaaaaaacaaacggATCAACAGTTAGAGACCCGACTCCTTTAATTGCAGGGGAGAGGCTTCTGGCCACACTCCAGAGCCAATCAGctgcagaggagaaaaagaacTGGCCGTGCTGGAAAGTCAAATCATGGGCAAGAGGCCAATTTTGCCTAATTAATAGATGTTTAGCAGCAGTCGATTCAGCTTAGTTTTCGTGAGGCAAAATGAGAAGGTTCCCAGCTTTTCCACAGAAGGAAAGTGGATTATAATCCTTTATTCCTAATCGATTCTTGTTTCCCCTTCTCTGGGTTTGGAGACAACTGCTAGCTTCCTGCTAGAGTTTTATAAGCACAGTGTACTTACACCCCACCGGGCTCTCCAGTGACctctaaaagaaaacagaattcgtGGGCGGAGCCTGGTCAAACCAGAAGTCTGCTGCCAAGGTCCCTTTATCATAACACATCCCCCTTACTTCCCCCGCCCaaaccctatttttttttaaaaaggaagtgaaAGGACATGCATGCCCCGCCCACAGTCAGCAAGAATTCTCTCTTTTACATTCTGGGCAGAGGCTCCCAGTGTTCATAACTCAACatttttgtaaaccaaaaataatgtTCTAAGGCCCctaaccatctgaatggactttcTCCTTGGCCAGGGCGCctttaaaatttaacctgagagACTGTTTCAGGCCATGAGGGGAAGTGGGGGTCAgatatgcctcattatacctctcCGGCATTAACATCAACGCAGACCTTAAGTACATTTacagtctattctctctgaagcctgctacttggaggcttcatctgcgtCATAAAACCTCAGTCTCCACAACTCTTATTGCAACCCAGACATTTcgtttctattgatcccaggtctttagataaactccaCCAATTGTaaaccagaaaattttaaaacctacctataacctggaagctCCCTGCCTCACgtcgagttgtcctgcctttctggaccgaaccaatgtatttcttaaatgtatttgattgaagcctcatgtctccctaaaatgtagaaaaccaccttgggcacatgttctcaggatttcCCGAGGGCTGTGTCATAGGacgtggtcactcatatttggctcagaataaatctctttaaatattttacagagtttgactttttgttgatattttaaaatcactgttTTGGGCTGTACTCCCCCGTTTAAAACCATTTTTGGCTCAAGGAAGTCAGTTTGTGGGCTGCCCTTCTTTTAAAGGACAAGCCTCAGTCTTCAAAATGTGTCTAACTACTTGATTACTCAGCTAATTTGGATAAAAATATTCCCCAGAGTATTCACATTTGGGAGCCAAAGGGATTCAGGAACTAGTTTCAAGCATCCATCCGCTTTTTACAAGAAAGCCCaaatctgggcacagtggtgggtgcccatggtctcagctactgaggagctAAGACAGAAGcataccttgagcccaggaattcaaatcctgtctgggcaacatagtgagactctatctctttaaaaaaaaaaaaaaaaaaaaaaaaaaagaaaagaaaagaaaaaagcctgagCTTTAGGGTGGCTAGGGaatttcatgcgcgtccatgtgaagagaccaccaaacaggctttgtgtgagcaacatggctgtttatttcaccggggtgcaggcgggctgagtccgaaaagagagtcagcaaagggtggtggattatcattagttcttataggttttgggataggcgatGGAGTtgggagcaatgttttggggggcagggggtggatctctcaaagtacattctcaagggtagagagaattacaaagtaccttcttaagggtgggggagattacaaagtaccttcttaagggtgggggagattccaaagtacattgatcagttagggtggggcaggaacaaatcacaatggtggagtgtcatcagttaaggctatttttacttcttttgtggatcttcagttacttcaggccatctggatgtgtacatgcaagtcacaggggatgccatggcttggcttgggctcaggggcctgacattcctgccttcttatattaataagaaaaataaaacaaaatagtgttgaaatgTTGGGGGcggtgaaaatttttggggggtggtatggagagagaatgagagatgtttctcagggctgcttcaagcgggattggggcggcgtgggaacctagagtgggagagattaagctgaagggaggtcttgtggtaaggggtgatatcgtggggttgttagaagaaacatttgtcgtgtagaattattggcgatggcctggatacggttttgtatgaattgaaaaactaaatggaataagagaaggagaaaaacaggtataaaaggtctaagaattgggaggacctaggacatctgattagagaattcctaaggagattcagcatagtcctgccagcaaagattatttatttacttcaagagttaaaaGTGGCattttggggatagcaccaggagatatcagctgtgatgacttggagaaacagtgtaaaccggcagtgtaaacaagagcagggcatgtgtgagtagttgagaacagtgaataggagtatgactagacagaagatagtagggatgacaagttttttgggtgCACTTTCTAAGTTGGtccggtgtctggaatgagactggggcctaataaaaaggagctcaaatgggctgtaccttgtagcattccgaggacaggcctgaattctgagaagcgaaagtggtaaaagtattgtccaatcctttttaagttggtggctgagcttttaaaagacctttagtccgttctacttttcctgaagatggaggactgtaagggatataaaggtttcactgaatactaagagcctgaaaa
The nucleotide sequence above comes from Symphalangus syndactylus isolate Jambi chromosome 10, NHGRI_mSymSyn1-v2.1_pri, whole genome shotgun sequence. Encoded proteins:
- the TMT1A gene encoding thiol S-methyltransferase TMT1A isoform X1, giving the protein MELTIFILRLAIYILAFPMYLLNFLGLWSWICKKWFPYFLERFTVMYNEQMASKKRELFSNLQEFAGPSGKLSLLEVGCGTGANFKFYPPGCRVTCIDPNPNFEKFLIKSIAENRHLQFERFVIAAGENMHQVADGSVDVVVCTLVLCSVKNQEQILREVCRVLRPGGAFYFMEHVAAERSTWNSFWQQVLDPAWHLLFDGCNLTRESWKALERASFSKLKLQHIQAPLSWELVRPHIYGYAVK
- the TMT1A gene encoding thiol S-methyltransferase TMT1A isoform X2, with translation MELTIFILRLAIYILAFPMYLLNFLGLWSWICKKWFPYFLERFTVMYNEQMASKKRELFSNLQEFAGPSGKLSLLEVGCGTGANFKFYPPGCRVTCIDPNPNFEKFLIKSIAENRHLQFERFVIAAGENMHQVADGSVDVVVCTLVLCSVKNQEQILREGGAFYFMEHVAAERSTWNSFWQQVLDPAWHLLFDGCNLTRESWKALERASFSKLKLQHIQAPLSWELVRPHIYGYAVK